In Parasegetibacter sp. NRK P23, a single genomic region encodes these proteins:
- a CDS encoding glycosyltransferase family 39 protein — protein MIRYIRKLASFENPTRLDWIFYFAAFLVLHVPAIMNFYQNDGANNAYLRFAESLLNGSLALPPMDTYNDMIAYNGAHYLPYPPLPSLLLAPFVAIFGYQQVNTVFIVVVMSCLNLFLLHKILVRVKVSASVLPWLILAFFFGTGYWFALFTSHHVYSFAHITSLTFQLLLMNELLGRKRWWLAGVYIGCSFLTRQFTFAYIFIALGFLYYAWKQNREEVKFKHLVHLGLGAGFFFLLYAGYNYVRFGNPMDPGYSYIIFNGVLRDRVNEYGVFSAKYFLFNFYSMFIKGFNIEFEGVGNMHIKDMDLWGTSLLSASPFLVAAVKAKWARPLAIGACATIGVILTGTLFYHNNGFHQINTMRFSLDFLPLLFVLFALAVQHIPAWLLKGMIVYAVLLNILGFLIHFIYQ, from the coding sequence ATGATCCGATATATACGCAAACTTGCTTCTTTTGAAAATCCAACTCGGCTCGATTGGATTTTTTATTTTGCAGCGTTCCTCGTTTTGCATGTGCCGGCCATCATGAATTTTTACCAGAACGATGGTGCAAACAATGCCTACCTGCGTTTCGCGGAATCGTTGCTGAACGGAAGTCTTGCGCTTCCTCCCATGGATACCTACAACGATATGATCGCGTACAACGGTGCGCATTACCTGCCTTATCCGCCACTGCCATCGTTGCTGCTGGCTCCTTTTGTGGCTATTTTCGGTTACCAGCAGGTGAACACCGTATTCATTGTAGTGGTCATGAGCTGCCTCAATCTTTTTCTGCTGCACAAAATTCTGGTGAGAGTAAAGGTTTCCGCCTCGGTACTGCCCTGGCTGATACTGGCGTTTTTCTTTGGAACCGGTTATTGGTTCGCGCTTTTTACCAGTCACCATGTGTATTCATTCGCGCACATTACGTCGCTTACCTTTCAACTGCTGTTGATGAATGAGCTTTTGGGCCGCAAACGCTGGTGGCTGGCAGGTGTGTACATTGGTTGCAGTTTTCTAACCAGGCAGTTCACCTTCGCCTATATTTTTATCGCGTTGGGCTTTCTTTATTACGCCTGGAAGCAGAACAGGGAAGAAGTGAAGTTTAAACACCTGGTTCACCTGGGTCTGGGCGCCGGTTTCTTTTTCCTGCTTTACGCCGGATACAATTATGTGCGCTTCGGGAACCCGATGGATCCTGGTTATTCCTATATTATTTTCAACGGCGTATTGCGCGACAGGGTGAATGAATATGGCGTTTTCAGCGCGAAATACTTCCTTTTCAATTTTTACAGCATGTTCATCAAAGGGTTCAACATTGAATTCGAAGGGGTGGGAAACATGCACATTAAAGATATGGACCTTTGGGGCACCTCATTGCTTTCCGCAAGTCCCTTCCTGGTTGCGGCCGTGAAAGCGAAATGGGCACGCCCGCTGGCCATCGGCGCCTGTGCCACTATCGGCGTGATTCTTACGGGAACCTTATTTTACCACAACAACGGGTTCCACCAGATCAATACCATGCGGTTTTCTCTCGACTTTCTGCCACTGCTGTTCGTGTTGTTCGCGCTAGCCGTGCAGCACATCCCCGCATGGCTTTTGAAAGGGATGATTGTATATGCCGTATTGCTGAATATACTTGGGTTCCTTATTCATTTTATCTACCAGTAG
- a CDS encoding bifunctional 2-polyprenyl-6-hydroxyphenol methylase/3-demethylubiquinol 3-O-methyltransferase UbiG — protein sequence MEFERIADIKRLDFITQVLKAKLPTGAEVLDVGCGNGVISRSLGEKGFNVRGIDVSDIAIARAKELNKLPNVKFDVISAEQLVADGNKYHAVICSEVLEHLNEPGKLLKVLNQTLHDDGVLIVTVPNGKGPRELFVTRPVIAMQKKNGFLWKTVSKIKSLLGYKGTTVQSSASDLTHIQFFTKKTLQQLAEENNFVISTFGKTNFVEDVFPFSLATKKIKSLQKLDCAIAEVLPYQFTGGFVTVWEKANK from the coding sequence ATGGAATTTGAAAGGATTGCCGATATCAAACGGCTCGATTTTATTACACAAGTACTAAAGGCTAAGCTCCCGACCGGAGCCGAAGTGCTGGACGTGGGTTGTGGAAACGGGGTGATCTCCAGAAGCCTGGGGGAAAAGGGATTTAATGTGCGGGGCATTGACGTGAGCGATATTGCCATTGCGAGGGCTAAAGAATTGAACAAACTGCCCAACGTGAAATTTGATGTCATCAGCGCGGAACAACTGGTGGCCGACGGAAATAAGTACCATGCCGTAATTTGCAGCGAGGTACTGGAGCACCTGAACGAGCCCGGCAAATTATTAAAGGTGTTGAACCAGACCCTCCACGACGATGGTGTGCTGATTGTTACGGTGCCCAACGGTAAAGGTCCGCGTGAGCTTTTCGTGACCCGGCCCGTGATCGCCATGCAAAAAAAGAACGGGTTCCTTTGGAAAACGGTTTCAAAAATCAAATCCCTCCTGGGGTATAAGGGTACCACGGTGCAGTCTTCCGCAAGTGACCTCACCCATATTCAGTTCTTTACCAAAAAAACGCTGCAGCAACTGGCGGAGGAAAATAATTTTGTCATCAGCACCTTCGGTAAAACGAATTTTGTGGAGGACGTATTCCCTTTCTCCCTTGCGACCAAAAAGATAAAATCATTGCAGAAACTGGACTGCGCCATTGCTGAAGTACTTCCTTACCAGTTTACCGGCGGATTTGTAACCGTATGGGAAAAGGCGAATAAATAA
- a CDS encoding glycosyltransferase family 4 protein, with product MQQKIKILECIRQGKIGGGESHLLSLVENLNRQRYEPVVLSFTDGPMVKRLEEMAVKTHVIHTEKPFDVRKWRQVKRFLRKEGVKLVHAHGTRACSNVLWAARSLKIPVIYTIHGWSFHRDQHPVVQRMRIMGERYLTANAQVNIAVSESNRASGKERIPALDAVVVNNGINRQKFTPERKLSDIRGELGILQEEKLVLFIARFTAHKQPITLIRAFAEAVKVQPELRLLMVGDGDQKEEALALVQELQLGDRIIFQSFRQDVPDVLGASDIFVLPSLWEGLPIGLLEAMAMGKAVIATKVDGTVEVLQHRENGIMIEPGKVDALKDALLELGRDEALRNNFGRKALETVEKRFNAVHMTREIENIYEKLLNGGSPS from the coding sequence ATGCAACAGAAGATCAAGATACTGGAATGTATCCGTCAGGGCAAGATCGGGGGAGGTGAATCACATTTGTTGAGTTTGGTGGAGAACCTTAACCGCCAGCGATACGAACCTGTTGTATTGTCGTTTACCGATGGTCCGATGGTGAAAAGGCTGGAGGAAATGGCGGTGAAGACCCATGTTATACATACGGAAAAGCCGTTTGACGTGAGGAAATGGCGCCAGGTGAAGCGTTTCCTCCGTAAAGAAGGGGTGAAACTCGTGCATGCGCACGGTACACGGGCTTGTTCGAATGTGTTGTGGGCTGCCCGTTCGTTGAAAATTCCCGTGATTTATACGATACATGGCTGGTCCTTTCACCGCGACCAGCACCCGGTGGTTCAGCGCATGAGAATTATGGGTGAAAGATACCTTACCGCCAATGCCCAAGTGAACATTGCGGTATCGGAATCGAACCGGGCCTCCGGGAAGGAACGTATTCCCGCCCTTGATGCCGTAGTCGTGAACAACGGGATCAACCGGCAGAAGTTCACGCCCGAAAGGAAGTTGTCGGATATAAGAGGGGAGCTGGGCATACTGCAGGAGGAAAAACTGGTGCTGTTTATTGCCCGGTTCACGGCGCATAAGCAACCCATAACGCTGATCCGGGCTTTTGCGGAAGCCGTGAAAGTTCAGCCTGAACTTCGTTTGCTGATGGTGGGTGATGGCGATCAGAAGGAAGAGGCGCTTGCATTGGTGCAGGAGCTTCAACTGGGCGACCGGATCATATTTCAATCGTTCCGGCAGGATGTGCCCGATGTATTGGGCGCATCAGATATCTTCGTACTGCCTTCTTTGTGGGAAGGATTGCCGATTGGCCTTCTGGAGGCGATGGCGATGGGGAAGGCGGTGATTGCCACAAAAGTGGATGGCACAGTGGAAGTATTACAACACAGGGAAAATGGCATCATGATAGAACCGGGAAAAGTTGATGCCCTGAAAGACGCGCTGCTGGAGCTTGGCCGGGATGAGGCTTTGCGAAATAATTTTGGTCGGAAGGCACTTGAAACCGTCGAAAAACGTTTCAATGCAGTGCATATGACCCGGGAAATAGAAAATATTTACGAGAAACTGTTGAATGGCGGTTCTCCCTCATAA
- a CDS encoding glycosyltransferase family 2 protein, which produces MLKGNPLISVVALNWNTPDITCDFLRSVQQHSQGVQVEMILVDNASAVDATLRFQEVYPGINVIRNKENLGFAGGNNVGIRAAKGDYIFIVNNDTEFTPGLLKTLLEPFSSDHSVGVVCPKIRFFDRPDTIQYAGFHPINTFTGRTEAVGNRQVDDGQFDRPGYTHGAHGCAMMVKKEVIEQVGAFPESFFLYYEEWDWSARILRAGYKIYFQPKALIFHKESMSVGKQNPMKVYYQTRNRILYMRRNSPFMHRLVFFVFFGFFALPKAVLRYTAARQFNHLRSFLKGMAWNFTSSKYSPV; this is translated from the coding sequence ATGTTAAAGGGCAATCCTTTAATATCGGTGGTTGCATTGAATTGGAACACACCAGATATTACCTGTGACTTCCTGCGCTCCGTGCAACAGCATTCCCAAGGGGTGCAGGTTGAAATGATCCTGGTAGACAATGCCTCTGCCGTAGACGCTACCCTGCGCTTCCAGGAGGTGTATCCAGGTATAAATGTGATCAGGAACAAAGAAAACCTTGGTTTTGCCGGGGGAAACAATGTGGGCATCAGGGCCGCGAAAGGCGACTATATTTTTATTGTGAACAACGATACAGAATTTACCCCAGGTTTGCTGAAGACCCTGCTCGAACCGTTTTCATCAGACCATTCAGTTGGGGTGGTTTGTCCCAAAATCCGTTTTTTCGACCGGCCCGACACGATTCAGTACGCCGGCTTTCATCCCATCAATACTTTTACAGGACGCACCGAGGCCGTAGGTAACCGACAGGTAGATGACGGACAATTCGATCGCCCGGGCTACACCCATGGGGCGCACGGCTGTGCCATGATGGTGAAGAAAGAGGTGATTGAGCAAGTGGGCGCTTTTCCTGAAAGTTTTTTCCTTTATTATGAAGAATGGGATTGGAGTGCGCGCATACTAAGGGCTGGCTATAAAATATACTTTCAGCCGAAGGCGCTGATTTTTCACAAAGAGTCTATGTCTGTTGGAAAACAAAATCCCATGAAAGTATATTACCAGACGAGGAACAGGATACTTTATATGAGGCGGAACTCGCCTTTCATGCACCGTTTGGTGTTTTTCGTGTTCTTTGGTTTTTTTGCGTTGCCGAAAGCTGTTTTACGTTACACGGCCGCGCGCCAGTTCAACCACCTGCGCTCGTTTCTGAAGGGAATGGCGTGGAATTTTACTTCATCGAAATACTCCCCGGTATAA
- a CDS encoding sugar transferase: MKQLDTLFAQKPSPTYVKRVAVAGPKKKTLEGSYLYIGKDFQYTNSLMEGFSSSYYFENFFSALKVLPRLDDLQTLPELILFDGNQAWQEIEIFLQKIKEISDLAGVPVLAEVKDCSQAQINKLQNHPAVDDLIVVRESAASLRKKVAFLRKMKENEKELMIEDRLETEFPRELNLNYFLKRGFDLTISGSLLLLLSPIFILIAIAIRLESKGNIFYVSPRAGRGYKVFKFYKFRTMVADADRKVTELLHLNQYGVNTGQPVFFKVSNDPRITRIGAFLRNTSIDELPQLINVFLGDMSLVGNRPLPLYEAATLTSNEYAARFLAPAGITGLWQIKKRGDSNMSIQERINLDIDYAARHNFMYDLWIIANTPSALLQKENV; this comes from the coding sequence ATGAAACAGCTTGACACACTCTTCGCCCAAAAACCCAGCCCCACCTACGTTAAGCGGGTTGCTGTAGCCGGGCCGAAGAAAAAAACACTGGAAGGTTCCTACCTCTACATTGGAAAGGATTTCCAGTATACCAACAGCCTGATGGAAGGATTCAGCAGCAGCTACTATTTCGAGAATTTTTTCTCGGCGCTGAAAGTGTTGCCGCGTTTGGATGATTTGCAGACCCTTCCCGAACTGATTCTGTTTGATGGAAACCAGGCCTGGCAGGAAATTGAAATATTCCTTCAGAAAATAAAAGAAATCTCCGATCTGGCAGGTGTGCCCGTGCTGGCAGAAGTGAAAGACTGTTCCCAGGCGCAGATCAACAAATTACAGAACCACCCCGCGGTAGATGACCTTATCGTAGTGAGAGAATCCGCCGCCAGTTTGCGTAAGAAAGTCGCTTTTCTTCGCAAAATGAAAGAGAACGAAAAGGAATTGATGATAGAAGATCGCCTGGAAACCGAATTTCCCAGGGAGTTAAACCTGAATTATTTCCTGAAACGTGGCTTCGATCTCACCATTTCCGGCAGTTTGCTGCTGTTGTTATCCCCGATCTTTATTCTGATTGCTATCGCGATCCGTCTCGAATCAAAAGGAAATATCTTTTACGTTTCCCCACGTGCCGGGAGAGGATATAAGGTATTCAAATTTTATAAGTTCCGTACCATGGTGGCCGATGCCGACCGTAAGGTTACAGAACTGCTGCACCTGAACCAGTATGGTGTAAACACCGGACAGCCTGTGTTCTTCAAAGTGAGCAACGATCCGCGCATTACAAGAATCGGAGCGTTTCTCAGGAATACCAGTATTGATGAACTTCCACAGTTGATCAACGTGTTCCTCGGCGATATGTCGTTGGTTGGTAACCGTCCGCTGCCCCTGTATGAGGCCGCTACGCTCACGTCCAACGAATATGCCGCACGCTTCCTGGCACCCGCTGGTATCACAGGACTGTGGCAGATCAAGAAAAGAGGTGATAGCAATATGTCGATCCAGGAGCGCATTAACCTGGATATTGATTATGCCGCGCGCCACAATTTCATGTACGACCTCTGGATCATCGCCAATACCCCTTCAGCATTGCTGCAAAAAGAAAACGTATAA
- a CDS encoding response regulator encodes MKPLILAIDDSKAIRFLLQTILGKKYQVVTAADAASAMFWLSKKNFPELILADAQLPDMENWELIANLRSSYIYREIPMVVLSSLSMEHTESNCRQLGVDKFFLKPFNPIHLIETIDQLVNEKVPGPKARFPQAI; translated from the coding sequence ATGAAACCTCTTATTTTAGCAATAGACGACAGCAAGGCAATACGCTTCCTGTTACAGACCATCCTTGGCAAAAAATACCAGGTGGTAACCGCGGCGGACGCAGCTTCGGCCATGTTCTGGCTTTCTAAAAAGAATTTCCCGGAACTGATCCTGGCAGATGCGCAGTTGCCCGACATGGAGAACTGGGAGTTGATCGCTAACCTGAGGAGCAGTTATATATACAGGGAGATCCCAATGGTGGTGCTTTCTTCACTCAGTATGGAGCATACGGAAAGCAACTGCCGCCAGCTGGGCGTGGATAAATTCTTCCTCAAACCATTTAATCCCATTCACCTTATAGAAACAATCGATCAGCTTGTCAATGAAAAGGTGCCCGGTCCCAAAGCCAGGTTCCCGCAGGCAATCTAA
- a CDS encoding MFS transporter has translation MTQKIGSFRWTICALLFFATTVNYLDRQVLSLLKPELEELFGWTNSDYANITVVFQLGYAISMLFAGRIIDRLGTKKGYAWAIVIWSIAAAIHALAIPLGEGIAAILGVVGITITSVSVAGFMFSRALLAFGEAGNFPAAIKATAEYFPKKERSLATGIFNSGANVGAVLAPLSVPWISKSWGWEAAFIVVGVVGFVWLVLWLKFYEKPEEQKRLSAAELAHINSDVEPQKVQPGERVAAEAKVSWTKLLGYKQTWAFVVGKFMTDGVWWFFLFWLPAYLKDQYGMVNEQISLPLMVLYSMTMFGSIGGGWFPVYFINKGYAAYDGRMRAMFVIALFPLVVLAAQPLGDISYWIPVLLIGVGASAHQAWSANIFTTVSDMFPKRTIGSVVGIGGMAGGIGGALISKLGGALFDHYKALGHIETGYTIMFAICALAYLVAWLIMKSLVPKMKMVEL, from the coding sequence ATGACCCAGAAAATTGGCTCTTTCCGCTGGACGATCTGCGCCTTACTGTTTTTCGCCACCACTGTAAACTACCTGGACCGGCAGGTGCTGAGTTTGTTGAAACCTGAACTGGAGGAATTATTTGGTTGGACCAACTCCGATTATGCAAACATTACGGTCGTATTTCAATTGGGGTACGCGATATCCATGCTGTTCGCCGGTAGAATTATTGATCGCCTGGGGACAAAAAAGGGCTATGCGTGGGCCATTGTGATCTGGTCCATTGCCGCTGCTATCCACGCGTTGGCTATTCCTTTGGGTGAAGGGATCGCGGCAATTCTCGGGGTAGTGGGCATTACAATAACATCTGTGTCTGTGGCTGGTTTCATGTTCTCCAGGGCTTTGCTGGCATTTGGTGAAGCTGGCAATTTCCCTGCCGCGATAAAGGCTACCGCGGAATATTTCCCCAAAAAGGAACGTTCTTTAGCCACGGGTATATTTAATTCCGGGGCCAATGTGGGGGCGGTGCTTGCTCCGCTTTCAGTTCCCTGGATCAGCAAAAGCTGGGGCTGGGAAGCTGCATTCATAGTAGTAGGCGTGGTCGGGTTTGTGTGGTTGGTATTATGGCTTAAATTTTATGAAAAACCGGAAGAGCAGAAGAGATTGTCTGCGGCTGAGCTTGCGCACATCAATAGTGATGTTGAGCCGCAAAAGGTACAACCCGGTGAAAGGGTAGCCGCAGAGGCCAAAGTTTCCTGGACAAAACTGCTGGGTTATAAGCAAACATGGGCTTTTGTTGTAGGCAAATTCATGACGGATGGTGTTTGGTGGTTCTTCCTGTTTTGGCTGCCTGCCTACCTGAAAGACCAATATGGGATGGTAAATGAACAGATTTCCCTTCCCCTTATGGTGCTTTATAGTATGACCATGTTTGGTAGTATTGGCGGTGGGTGGTTCCCGGTTTACTTCATTAATAAGGGGTACGCCGCTTATGATGGCCGTATGCGCGCCATGTTCGTGATTGCCCTTTTCCCGCTCGTGGTACTGGCAGCGCAGCCTTTGGGCGATATAAGTTATTGGATACCTGTACTGCTGATAGGAGTTGGAGCTTCTGCGCACCAGGCCTGGTCGGCCAATATATTCACAACTGTGTCGGATATGTTTCCAAAGAGAACGATAGGTTCCGTGGTGGGCATAGGTGGGATGGCTGGAGGAATTGGGGGCGCCCTCATTTCAAAATTGGGGGGGGCTCTTTTTGACCATTATAAAGCCCTTGGACATATTGAAACAGGCTATACCATTATGTTTGCCATCTGCGCATTGGCATATCTGGTAGCGTGGCTGATCATGAAATCACTCGTCCCTAAAATGAAAATGGTGGAGCTCTAA
- the uxaC gene encoding glucuronate isomerase, with product MKKFLDEHFLLQTPTAQRLYHEYAAKMPIIDYHCHLSPEQMANDHVFGNLTQAWLYGDHYKWRAMRTNGVNESYITGNRSDKEKFDQWAATVPYTMRNPLYHWTHLELQRYFGENRILNSDTATDIYNSCSEKISSADYSIRNLLGKMNVKLICTTDDPLDDLAFHQQMKAEGSALKVLPAFRPDAAMAADTPQKFSAYVNRLETVTNISIDNFDTFLDALKQRHDYFAANGCSVSDHGLEEIYADEYTEVEVASIFDRIRKGVSVPLTDIRKFKSAMLYIFAVWDWEKGWVQQYHLGAIRNNNSRMMKVLGPDTGWDSIGDFSHAVAVAKFLNRLDTEDKLAQTILYNLNPADNELMATMIGNFNDGSVPGKIQWGSGWWFLDQKDGMTRQLNALSNMGLLSRFIGMLTDSRSFLSFPRHEYFRRLLCNLFGDDIENGELPNDLPWVGKLVQDICFNNAQRYFGWQNLISNDINTEKQAIAAHL from the coding sequence ATGAAAAAATTCCTTGACGAGCATTTTCTGCTCCAAACGCCCACAGCGCAGCGTTTGTACCATGAATACGCGGCGAAAATGCCGATCATAGATTACCATTGCCACCTTTCGCCCGAGCAAATGGCGAACGACCATGTTTTCGGCAACCTTACCCAGGCCTGGCTGTATGGCGACCACTATAAATGGCGCGCCATGCGTACCAACGGAGTGAATGAAAGTTATATCACGGGCAATCGTTCCGATAAAGAGAAATTTGACCAGTGGGCCGCCACAGTGCCTTATACGATGCGCAATCCCTTGTACCACTGGACGCACCTGGAGTTGCAACGTTATTTCGGTGAAAACCGCATCCTGAACAGCGATACAGCTACGGATATCTATAACAGTTGCTCTGAAAAGATCAGCAGCGCCGATTATTCCATTCGCAACCTGCTGGGTAAAATGAACGTGAAACTGATTTGTACCACGGATGATCCGCTGGATGATCTGGCCTTTCACCAACAGATGAAGGCCGAAGGGTCCGCGCTGAAAGTACTGCCGGCTTTTCGCCCGGATGCCGCCATGGCGGCGGATACCCCGCAGAAGTTCAGCGCGTATGTGAACAGGCTGGAGACCGTAACTAATATTTCCATCGACAACTTTGATACATTCCTGGATGCTTTGAAACAGCGCCACGACTACTTCGCAGCCAATGGCTGCTCCGTTTCCGACCACGGTTTGGAAGAGATTTACGCGGATGAGTACACGGAAGTGGAGGTGGCTTCCATCTTTGATCGTATACGCAAAGGCGTGAGTGTGCCGCTAACGGATATCCGTAAATTCAAATCGGCCATGCTGTACATTTTTGCCGTATGGGATTGGGAGAAAGGATGGGTGCAGCAATACCACCTGGGCGCCATCCGCAACAACAACAGCCGGATGATGAAAGTGCTGGGGCCGGACACCGGTTGGGATTCCATTGGAGATTTTAGTCATGCGGTTGCCGTTGCGAAGTTCCTCAACCGGTTGGATACGGAAGATAAACTTGCGCAAACCATTCTCTACAACCTTAATCCCGCCGATAACGAGTTGATGGCCACCATGATCGGCAACTTCAACGATGGGTCGGTGCCCGGTAAAATACAATGGGGTTCCGGCTGGTGGTTCCTGGACCAGAAGGACGGTATGACCCGTCAGCTCAATGCATTGTCAAACATGGGATTGCTGAGCAGGTTCATCGGGATGCTCACCGATTCACGCAGTTTCCTTTCTTTCCCGCGCCATGAGTATTTCCGCAGGCTGCTCTGCAACCTCTTCGGGGATGATATAGAGAACGGGGAACTGCCCAACGACCTGCCCTGGGTAGGAAAACTGGTGCAGGACATCTGTTTCAACAACGCGCAACGTTATTTCGGCTGGCAGAATCTTATTTCAAACGATATAAATACTGAAAAACAAGCGATAGCGGCACATTTGTAG
- a CDS encoding UxaA family hydrolase encodes MLKRVLQINRKDNVLVALQDLRKGEVVQFEDVDYELKEDISAKHKFYMNDMNTGEEVFMYGVLVGKVQQLVLKGMRMSTDNLKHAAEPYFFRPYHYEWHAPDVSKFEGRTFNGYHRSDGRVGTANYWLFIPTVFCENRNLDVIREALHNELGYAVTDKYKRKAKLLKELYLSGKDITAADLEVVESDVHTSRIFPNVDGIKFLNHQGGCGGIRQDAAVLGKLLAAYADHPNVAGVTVLSLGCQNLQVQDFKKDLYERNPHFDKPLFIFEQQQSQSEDWLITEAIRQTFVGLTEANKLERKPAPLSKLNLGVKCGGSDGFSGISANPAVGYCSDLLVALGGTVLLAEFPELCGAEQDLIDRTKDEAAAKKFMQLMKSYSDSAERVGSGFHMNPSPGNIKDGLITDAIKSNGAAKKGGTSPVEDVLDYTEPAVKPGLNLVCTPGNDVEATTGKAASGATLILFTTGLGTPTGNPVCPVIKVATNSSLAQRMSDIIDIDTGGVISGEKSLAQMGEEILEYCIKAASGEVIPKAVLLNQDDFIPWKRGVSL; translated from the coding sequence ATGTTGAAGAGAGTACTACAGATTAATAGGAAAGACAATGTGCTGGTGGCGTTGCAGGACCTTCGGAAAGGAGAGGTGGTGCAGTTTGAGGACGTTGATTATGAGTTGAAGGAAGATATTTCCGCCAAGCATAAGTTTTACATGAATGATATGAATACTGGGGAAGAAGTATTCATGTACGGTGTGCTGGTGGGAAAGGTGCAGCAACTGGTATTGAAGGGTATGCGGATGAGTACGGATAACCTGAAACATGCCGCGGAACCTTATTTTTTCCGTCCGTACCATTACGAATGGCATGCGCCGGATGTGTCGAAGTTTGAAGGAAGAACATTTAACGGTTACCACAGAAGTGATGGCAGGGTAGGGACGGCTAACTACTGGCTTTTTATTCCTACGGTTTTTTGTGAGAACCGTAATCTGGATGTGATCCGCGAAGCGTTACACAATGAGTTGGGTTATGCGGTAACGGACAAATATAAGCGCAAGGCGAAGTTGCTGAAGGAACTTTACCTGAGCGGAAAAGATATTACCGCAGCCGATCTTGAGGTGGTGGAATCCGATGTGCATACCAGCCGCATCTTCCCTAATGTGGATGGGATAAAGTTCCTGAACCATCAGGGCGGTTGCGGCGGCATCCGGCAGGATGCGGCCGTACTCGGCAAGTTGCTGGCGGCTTATGCCGATCACCCGAATGTGGCCGGGGTTACCGTGTTGAGTCTCGGTTGTCAGAACCTGCAGGTGCAGGATTTTAAGAAAGACCTTTATGAGCGGAACCCACATTTCGATAAGCCGCTTTTCATATTTGAGCAACAGCAATCGCAGAGCGAAGACTGGCTCATTACCGAAGCGATCCGCCAGACTTTCGTGGGCTTAACGGAAGCGAATAAGCTGGAACGTAAACCCGCCCCGCTCAGTAAGTTGAACCTGGGCGTGAAATGCGGCGGCAGCGATGGTTTCAGCGGCATCTCGGCGAATCCGGCGGTGGGTTATTGTTCCGATCTGCTGGTGGCTTTGGGCGGAACGGTATTGCTGGCGGAGTTCCCCGAACTCTGCGGCGCTGAACAGGACCTGATCGACAGAACGAAGGACGAAGCCGCCGCGAAGAAATTCATGCAGCTCATGAAGTCGTACAGTGATTCAGCCGAAAGGGTGGGTTCCGGCTTTCACATGAACCCTTCTCCCGGAAACATCAAGGACGGACTGATTACGGACGCCATCAAAAGTAATGGGGCGGCGAAAAAAGGGGGCACCTCTCCCGTGGAAGATGTGCTGGATTATACCGAACCTGCTGTAAAACCAGGCCTGAACCTGGTTTGTACCCCGGGTAATGATGTAGAGGCCACCACCGGTAAGGCCGCCAGCGGTGCCACGTTGATTCTGTTTACGACCGGACTGGGTACGCCGACCGGGAATCCTGTTTGTCCGGTCATTAAAGTAGCGACGAATTCTTCGCTGGCCCAACGCATGTCGGATATTATTGATATTGATACCGGAGGCGTGATCAGCGGAGAGAAATCCCTCGCCCAGATGGGAGAGGAGATACTCGAGTACTGCATTAAAGCGGCCAGTGGAGAAGTGATTCCCAAAGCCGTACTGCTGAACCAGGATGATTTTATACCGTGGAAACGCGGGGTGAGTTTATAA